A single window of Microbacterium oryzae DNA harbors:
- a CDS encoding Fur family transcriptional regulator, whose amino-acid sequence MAQRNTWQRERVRDALSGAEGFVSAQALHASLRAEETGIGLATVYRALAGLTATGEADTLQSPEGEALYRACSQGHHHHLICRRCGRAVEIEAPPVERWAQETAAQHGFRDAEHMVDIFGVCAECAAKDSADAAKKDDASA is encoded by the coding sequence ATGGCTCAGCGGAACACCTGGCAGCGCGAGCGCGTGCGCGATGCGCTCAGCGGCGCCGAGGGATTCGTGAGCGCCCAGGCGCTGCACGCCTCCCTCCGTGCGGAGGAGACCGGCATCGGCCTCGCCACGGTGTACCGCGCTCTTGCCGGCCTCACCGCCACGGGCGAGGCCGACACCCTGCAGAGCCCCGAGGGCGAGGCGCTCTACCGCGCATGCTCGCAGGGGCACCACCATCACCTGATCTGCCGCCGCTGCGGCCGCGCCGTCGAGATCGAGGCGCCGCCCGTGGAGCGGTGGGCGCAGGAGACGGCCGCGCAGCACGGGTTCCGCGACGCCGAGCACATGGTCGACATCTTCGGCGTCTGCGCCGAGTGCGCCGCGAAGGACTCCGCGGACGCCGCGAAGAAGGACGACGCGTCGGCGTGA